A DNA window from Rhizobium jaguaris contains the following coding sequences:
- a CDS encoding SDR family NAD(P)-dependent oxidoreductase: MRIPSAIIVGVGAEQGLGAALCRLLADKGYHIFIASRTLEKIAKVADAISASGGSAEAIETDATDEAAVKRLFDHAFAPQDEIDPPDFIVFNAGINRHIGFRGITAAEFEEFWRICCFGGFLVGREAAKHLVPLGRGTVIFTGASASLRGKAGFAQFAAAKAGLRMISQSMAREFGPLGLHVAHTIIDGGIDGERLRSRRPDLEADALLNIDAIAETYWHIHRQHPSAWTQEIDLRPYKETF, translated from the coding sequence ATGAGAATACCAAGCGCCATCATCGTCGGTGTGGGAGCCGAACAAGGTCTCGGCGCAGCCCTCTGCCGGCTGCTGGCCGACAAGGGCTACCACATCTTCATCGCCAGTCGGACATTGGAAAAGATCGCCAAGGTCGCCGACGCCATCAGCGCCTCCGGCGGGAGCGCCGAAGCAATTGAAACAGACGCGACCGACGAGGCCGCCGTGAAGCGGTTGTTCGACCACGCCTTTGCGCCACAGGATGAGATCGACCCGCCCGATTTCATCGTCTTCAATGCAGGCATCAACCGTCACATCGGCTTTCGTGGCATCACCGCCGCCGAATTCGAGGAATTCTGGCGCATCTGCTGCTTCGGCGGCTTTCTTGTCGGGCGAGAGGCGGCCAAGCATCTCGTGCCCCTCGGGCGTGGTACGGTGATCTTTACCGGCGCTTCGGCAAGCCTGCGCGGCAAGGCTGGATTTGCGCAGTTCGCCGCCGCCAAGGCGGGTTTGAGAATGATCAGCCAGAGCATGGCGCGGGAATTCGGGCCGCTCGGGCTGCACGTTGCCCACACCATCATCGATGGCGGCATCGACGGCGAAAGATTGCGGTCGAGGCGGCCGGACCTGGAGGCTGATGCACTGCTAAACATCGACGCCATCGCCGAGACCTACTGGCATATCCACCGCCAGCATCCCTCCGCCTGGACCCAGGAGATCGACCTGCGTCCCTACAAGGAAACCTTCTGA
- a CDS encoding type II toxin-antitoxin system RelE/ParE family toxin, translating to MPRLIWSPRATRDVQRLYRFLTPANPDAATRAVRTIRSSVRILSHQPQLGRFIEDMSAEFREWIIDFGRDGYVVRYHYDGDAVVILAIRHGREDGYK from the coding sequence ATGCCACGCCTGATCTGGTCGCCGCGTGCAACTCGAGATGTGCAACGGCTTTATCGATTTCTTACTCCCGCCAATCCAGACGCAGCCACGCGCGCTGTCAGAACAATTCGCTCCAGTGTTCGCATTTTGAGTCATCAACCGCAACTCGGGCGCTTCATTGAGGATATGAGCGCTGAATTTCGGGAATGGATTATTGATTTCGGGCGCGACGGGTATGTTGTTCGGTATCATTATGATGGAGATGCTGTTGTAATTTTGGCCATCCGCCACGGTCGCGAAGACGGCTACAAGTAA
- a CDS encoding mechanosensitive ion channel family protein: protein MSVVGGCRLSIGALLLCLFAFAVPGAALAQSAAPPSAAAAPPPEKVRELIQLMNEPDVKQWLASQVSAPPVSAGNPGTNGGQMSELSDTLGHTRRHLEIVSGAAMTLPSEVMTASQRLENEGEAVGRLRIGIQILVLFFLGLVAELVVARLINIKHMQHTERAAGVETELQAARFQFMGGVVPAIVHGVATLIPLLVFDWPPIIESFAIACVIALVSIRLAISLGKLLMELIAMRRANDILDEDGGAARIAERRRVAKYWYRHGTLFVIYFACGWAVTQAMVPLGFSGGARDLVGYTLGIGLFLIAVEAVWARPIRPGAPSRKVVSWLLTIYFAALWGLWVTGFDGLLWLGIYVILLPRALSVSSRAVEALRDAAGGVFGTGHLATVLLDRGVRAIIIALAALWLGRMLGVEAEMMMRPPESMIDRVVRGILGGVVILLAADLLWHLSKTYINAKLSASVPLDSDSEELKARRARLHTLLPIFRNILAVVIGIIAIMMVLSGLGIEIGPLIAGAGVVGVAVGFGAQTIVKDVISGIFYLWDDAFRIGEYIESGNHKGVVESFSLRSVKLRHQRGPLATVPFGSLGAVNNMNRDWAIDKIILKVTYDTDLVKTKRIIKEIGQRLLDDPELAPNIIQTLKMKGVEQFGDFAIEIRLAITTKPGELSVIRRSALAMVKQAFDENGIHFAFPTVQVASDKDASAAAARQVIEMRVAGLEGEQQAS, encoded by the coding sequence ATGAGTGTTGTTGGGGGTTGCAGGCTGTCGATCGGGGCGCTGCTTCTATGTCTTTTTGCATTTGCCGTACCGGGTGCGGCTCTCGCGCAAAGCGCGGCGCCGCCATCGGCCGCTGCCGCGCCACCGCCGGAAAAGGTCCGTGAACTCATTCAGTTGATGAACGAGCCCGACGTTAAGCAATGGCTTGCGTCGCAGGTGAGCGCTCCGCCCGTTTCCGCCGGCAATCCCGGCACGAACGGCGGCCAGATGTCGGAGTTGTCGGACACGCTTGGCCACACGCGACGACACTTGGAGATCGTGTCTGGCGCCGCAATGACATTACCTTCGGAGGTGATGACAGCGTCTCAGAGACTTGAAAACGAAGGAGAGGCGGTGGGCCGGCTGCGCATCGGTATCCAGATCCTGGTGCTGTTTTTCCTTGGCCTCGTGGCTGAGCTGGTGGTCGCGCGCCTGATCAATATCAAGCACATGCAGCATACCGAGAGGGCGGCCGGCGTCGAGACGGAACTTCAAGCTGCTCGGTTCCAGTTCATGGGCGGCGTTGTGCCCGCCATCGTTCACGGCGTGGCAACGCTGATTCCGCTTCTTGTCTTCGACTGGCCGCCGATCATCGAAAGTTTTGCGATTGCCTGCGTCATCGCGCTCGTCTCCATTAGATTGGCGATCTCGCTCGGCAAACTGCTGATGGAACTGATCGCAATGCGTCGGGCGAACGACATTCTCGATGAGGACGGTGGCGCTGCGCGCATCGCCGAGCGGCGTCGTGTGGCGAAATATTGGTATCGGCACGGCACACTGTTCGTCATCTACTTCGCCTGCGGCTGGGCGGTGACGCAAGCCATGGTACCGCTCGGCTTTTCCGGCGGTGCCCGCGATCTCGTCGGCTATACGCTTGGCATCGGCCTGTTCCTGATCGCCGTGGAGGCTGTCTGGGCACGTCCCATCCGTCCCGGCGCGCCTAGTAGAAAGGTCGTCTCCTGGCTGTTGACGATCTATTTCGCGGCACTTTGGGGTCTGTGGGTGACTGGCTTTGACGGTCTGCTATGGCTCGGCATTTATGTCATTCTGCTGCCGCGTGCGCTCTCGGTATCGTCCCGGGCGGTGGAGGCGCTGCGCGATGCGGCCGGCGGTGTTTTCGGCACCGGCCACCTCGCCACGGTGCTGCTGGACCGCGGAGTACGCGCGATCATCATCGCGCTTGCCGCCCTCTGGCTCGGCCGGATGCTCGGTGTCGAGGCGGAAATGATGATGAGGCCGCCTGAATCCATGATTGACCGCGTCGTCCGCGGCATTCTTGGCGGTGTCGTCATTCTGCTGGCCGCCGATCTGCTGTGGCATCTTTCGAAGACCTATATCAACGCCAAACTGTCGGCGTCCGTGCCGCTTGACAGCGACAGCGAGGAATTGAAGGCCCGGCGTGCCCGGCTGCACACCTTGCTGCCGATCTTCCGCAATATCCTTGCCGTCGTCATCGGCATCATCGCCATCATGATGGTGCTGTCGGGCCTCGGCATCGAGATCGGACCGCTGATCGCCGGCGCCGGCGTGGTCGGCGTCGCCGTCGGTTTCGGCGCGCAGACCATCGTCAAGGACGTCATCAGCGGCATCTTCTATCTCTGGGACGATGCTTTCCGCATCGGCGAATATATCGAAAGCGGCAATCACAAGGGCGTGGTGGAATCCTTCAGCCTGCGCTCGGTGAAGTTGCGCCATCAGCGCGGTCCGCTCGCAACCGTGCCCTTCGGCTCGCTCGGCGCGGTCAACAACATGAACCGCGACTGGGCAATCGACAAAATCATCTTGAAGGTCACCTACGACACCGACCTCGTGAAGACCAAGCGGATCATCAAGGAGATCGGTCAGCGCCTGCTCGACGATCCGGAATTGGCGCCCAACATTATTCAGACGCTGAAGATGAAGGGTGTCGAGCAGTTCGGCGATTTTGCGATCGAAATCAGGCTGGCGATCACCACCAAGCCTGGGGAACTCTCCGTCATCCGGCGCAGCGCCTTGGCAATGGTCAAGCAGGCTTTCGATGAAAACGGCATCCATTTTGCCTTCCCGACTGTGCAGGTCGCAAGCGACAAGGACGCTTCCGCCGCGGCCGCGCGCCAGGTGATCGAGATGCGGGTGGCGGGCCTCGAAGGCGAGCAACAGGCGAGTTAG
- a CDS encoding ArsR/SmtB family transcription factor translates to MLKHGDSADKLSGAAPLFSALGDPVRLAIVARLCKDGPLPTIELKQCADGVSRQGVTKHLHVLEDVGLVDSDRIGRDRQWRLRAQQFSVVRDYLDWISTQWDERLERLRAFVEDDASGKACRMQFRETLNRPTQSETTRGRTQSIRHRLARRVAAAAA, encoded by the coding sequence ATGCTGAAACATGGCGACAGTGCCGACAAATTGTCGGGTGCCGCACCGCTCTTCTCTGCTTTGGGTGATCCGGTCCGATTGGCGATAGTCGCACGACTATGCAAAGATGGGCCGCTTCCGACCATTGAGTTGAAGCAATGTGCCGACGGTGTTTCGCGTCAGGGCGTTACCAAGCATTTGCATGTGCTCGAAGACGTCGGCCTCGTAGATAGCGACCGAATAGGGCGGGACCGACAGTGGCGACTGCGAGCACAGCAATTCTCAGTCGTGCGTGACTATCTCGACTGGATTTCGACGCAATGGGATGAGCGGCTGGAGCGGTTGAGGGCGTTTGTGGAAGACGACGCTTCAGGCAAAGCTTGCCGAATGCAATTCCGTGAAACGCTGAACCGCCCAACGCAGTCGGAAACGACAAGAGGTCGAACGCAGTCAATCCGCCACCGGCTAGCTCGGCGTGTCGCCGCTGCTGCTGCTTGA
- a CDS encoding LacI family DNA-binding transcriptional regulator: MGKGTIRLADVAKAAGVSQGTASNVFSRPEVVREEVREHVLETAKRLGYAGPSLTGRLLRAGKVNAIGVAAVEPLAYFFDDPWARALLAAVSQVCDASGTGLALVSAKDRHKLDWNIKSALVDGFILLCVEGGEKLVQLTRERQLPFIALALNDDDPSISSISVDNLGGAAVAARHLAELGHRRFAVLATELSEDHVGPVGIGGIERAIYSTSRDRALGYWQALEAFGISRQEVPIYETINDKPSVEAGLDFLFSAPERPTAILAMSDNIALLTVNWLRARGLSVPEDISVIGFDGVPEGGMVEPGLTTMAQPFAEIAQRAVRAVLDDAMPAEREVIDVTLVVRGSTAAPRQ; encoded by the coding sequence TTGGGCAAGGGCACCATCAGGCTCGCGGATGTCGCCAAGGCAGCGGGAGTGTCACAGGGGACCGCCTCCAATGTTTTCAGCCGGCCTGAAGTGGTGCGCGAGGAAGTGCGTGAGCATGTCCTCGAGACGGCCAAGCGGCTTGGCTATGCCGGGCCGAGCCTGACGGGGCGGCTGCTGCGGGCCGGAAAGGTCAATGCCATCGGCGTTGCCGCCGTAGAGCCGCTTGCCTATTTCTTCGACGATCCCTGGGCCAGGGCTCTCTTGGCGGCCGTTTCCCAGGTCTGCGATGCCAGCGGCACCGGCCTTGCACTGGTCTCGGCCAAAGACCGACACAAGCTTGATTGGAACATCAAGAGCGCGCTGGTGGACGGCTTCATTCTACTGTGCGTGGAAGGCGGCGAAAAGCTCGTGCAATTGACGCGTGAGCGGCAATTGCCCTTCATCGCCCTGGCCTTGAATGACGACGACCCGTCGATCTCCTCCATCAGCGTCGACAACCTGGGTGGCGCGGCTGTCGCGGCCCGCCATTTGGCGGAATTGGGCCACAGGCGCTTTGCCGTGCTCGCGACCGAACTCTCAGAAGACCATGTCGGGCCGGTCGGCATCGGCGGGATCGAGCGGGCGATCTATTCCACCTCGCGTGATCGTGCGCTCGGCTATTGGCAGGCGCTCGAAGCGTTCGGGATTTCACGCCAGGAGGTGCCGATCTATGAGACGATTAACGACAAGCCAAGCGTCGAAGCCGGTCTGGACTTCCTGTTTTCGGCGCCTGAGCGGCCGACGGCCATTCTCGCCATGTCGGACAATATCGCACTGCTGACGGTAAACTGGCTCCGGGCACGGGGGCTATCCGTTCCCGAAGATATCTCCGTCATTGGCTTCGATGGCGTACCGGAAGGCGGCATGGTGGAACCCGGCCTGACGACGATGGCCCAGCCCTTTGCGGAAATTGCACAACGCGCAGTGAGGGCGGTCCTGGACGATGCCATGCCCGCCGAGCGTGAGGTGATCGACGTCACCCTGGTGGTGCGCGGCAGCACCGCGGCACCAAGGCAATAA
- a CDS encoding crotonase/enoyl-CoA hydratase family protein: MIDTVLIESRDGIATLTLNRPEKLNALNYALIDRLLAILDAIEIDSSVRAVILTGAGERAFSAGGDIHEFSESVARGADVAMHDFVMRGQRLTARLEAFRKPIIAAVNGLALGGGCEITEAVPLAIASERALFAKPEINLGMPPTFGGTQRLPRLAGRKRALELLLTGDTFLPQRALELGLVNQVVAQDDLIPAAHELARRILSHSPLAVASILTAVTRGINQSIAEGLLIEGEQFARMAPTADLREGLDAWIARRKPNYPGSWSCPDSHAISKAPPPSQGDAFISSSSSGDTPS; this comes from the coding sequence ATGATCGACACTGTTCTAATCGAGAGTCGCGATGGAATTGCCACCCTTACTCTCAACCGCCCCGAAAAACTCAACGCGCTCAATTACGCCCTGATAGATCGTCTCCTCGCGATCCTTGACGCTATAGAAATAGACAGCTCGGTCCGGGCGGTCATCCTTACCGGCGCGGGCGAGCGTGCGTTCTCGGCCGGCGGCGATATCCACGAATTCTCCGAAAGTGTGGCGCGCGGCGCCGACGTCGCAATGCACGATTTCGTCATGCGAGGGCAGCGGCTGACAGCGAGACTAGAAGCGTTCCGCAAGCCTATCATCGCAGCCGTCAACGGCCTTGCCTTAGGCGGGGGCTGCGAGATCACCGAGGCTGTCCCGCTCGCCATCGCCAGCGAGCGTGCCCTGTTTGCCAAACCTGAGATCAATCTAGGAATGCCACCGACCTTTGGCGGAACGCAGCGTTTGCCGAGGCTGGCCGGGCGCAAACGCGCGCTCGAACTGCTTTTGACGGGTGACACGTTCTTGCCGCAGCGCGCCCTCGAACTCGGCCTCGTCAACCAAGTGGTTGCGCAAGACGATCTGATTCCTGCGGCGCACGAACTTGCTCGGCGCATCCTGTCTCATTCCCCGCTGGCCGTTGCGAGCATTCTGACGGCGGTAACGCGAGGCATCAACCAAAGCATCGCGGAAGGGCTGCTGATCGAGGGCGAACAATTCGCCCGCATGGCACCGACCGCCGATCTGCGGGAAGGGCTTGATGCCTGGATTGCGCGTCGCAAGCCAAACTATCCGGGTTCATGGTCGTGCCCTGACTCCCATGCAATATCAAAAGCACCTCCGCCTTCACAAGGCGACGCCTTCATTTCAAGCAGCAGCAGCGGCGACACGCCGAGCTAG
- a CDS encoding alpha/beta fold hydrolase has translation MEFQDNDLEKFAADGAEPLPETDIQGHVEHDGARIWYAAYGSGMPVILLHGGLGNSGNWGYQVPALVDAGYQAVVVDGRGHGRSTRDSRPYKYELMASDVLAVMDRLRIEKAVVVGWSDGACTGLILARTNPERMTGVFYFACNMDPSGTKEFVPTPIIDRCFSRHVKDYAALSATPDQFDAFVQAVGLMQRTEPNYSASDLAEIKAPVAIVHSEHDEFIKRDHADHLARSIPGAHLILLPGVSHFAPLQRPAQFNDAMLIFLREIAA, from the coding sequence ATGGAATTCCAAGACAACGATCTCGAAAAATTCGCAGCTGACGGAGCAGAGCCGCTGCCGGAGACAGATATCCAGGGTCATGTCGAACATGACGGCGCCCGTATCTGGTATGCCGCCTATGGCTCCGGCATGCCGGTGATCCTGCTGCATGGCGGCCTCGGCAACAGCGGCAATTGGGGGTATCAGGTACCGGCCTTGGTCGATGCCGGCTACCAGGCTGTCGTCGTCGACGGCCGTGGCCATGGGCGCAGCACGCGTGATTCGCGGCCTTACAAATATGAGCTGATGGCCTCAGACGTGTTGGCCGTGATGGACCGGCTGCGTATCGAAAAAGCTGTTGTCGTGGGGTGGAGTGACGGCGCGTGCACAGGTTTGATCCTGGCCAGAACCAATCCGGAGCGCATGACAGGCGTTTTCTACTTCGCCTGTAACATGGACCCCAGCGGCACGAAGGAATTCGTGCCCACGCCGATCATCGATCGCTGCTTTTCCCGGCATGTGAAAGATTACGCCGCATTATCGGCGACGCCGGATCAGTTCGATGCCTTCGTTCAGGCTGTTGGCCTCATGCAGCGGACGGAGCCGAACTATTCCGCCTCTGATCTCGCCGAGATCAAGGCGCCTGTCGCGATCGTGCACAGCGAGCATGACGAGTTCATCAAGCGCGATCATGCAGACCATCTCGCCCGCAGCATCCCCGGCGCGCACCTTATCCTGCTGCCTGGCGTCAGCCATTTCGCGCCGCTACAGCGACCGGCACAATTCAACGATGCTATGCTGATTTTCCTTCGCGAGATTGCGGCGTAG
- the pncB gene encoding nicotinate phosphoribosyltransferase translates to MTKTDIATRVYNHTWKLDPIIRSLIDTDFYKLLMLQMIWKLYPDVDATFSLINRTKSVRLAEVIDEKELREQLDHARTIRLAKKEMIWLAGNSFYGRAQIFEPEFLAWLSNFQLPEYELSKRDGQYILDFHGSWKETTMWEIPALAIINELRSRAALKALGPFTLDVLYARAKAKMWEKVERLRELPNLRISDFGTRRRHSFLWQRWCVEALKEGVSHAFTGTSNVLLAMDSDLEAVGTNAHELPMVAAALAKTDDELGKAPYKVLRDWNRLYGGNLLVVLPDAFGTASFLRNAPEWVADWTGFRPDSAPPIEGGEKIIEWWKKMGRDPRQKLLIFSDGLDVDAIIDTYKHFDGRVRMSFGWGTNLTNDFAGCAPTEIHGLSPISIVCKVIEANGRSAVKLSDNPQKATGEPAEIERYLKFFGAEDRVDQEVLV, encoded by the coding sequence ATGACGAAGACGGATATCGCCACCCGTGTCTATAACCATACCTGGAAGCTCGATCCGATCATTCGCAGCCTGATCGATACCGATTTCTATAAGCTCCTGATGCTGCAGATGATCTGGAAGCTTTATCCGGATGTCGACGCCACCTTCTCCCTGATCAACCGCACGAAGAGCGTCCGGCTCGCCGAAGTCATCGACGAGAAGGAATTGCGCGAGCAGCTCGATCACGCCCGCACGATCAGGCTTGCCAAGAAGGAGATGATATGGCTGGCGGGTAATAGCTTTTACGGTCGCGCCCAAATCTTCGAGCCGGAATTCCTAGCCTGGCTGTCGAATTTCCAGCTTCCGGAGTATGAGCTTTCGAAGCGTGACGGGCAGTATATTCTTGACTTCCACGGGTCGTGGAAGGAAACGACCATGTGGGAGATTCCGGCACTCGCCATCATCAACGAGCTCCGGTCGCGCGCGGCGCTGAAAGCGCTCGGACCTTTCACCCTCGATGTCCTCTATGCACGTGCCAAAGCGAAGATGTGGGAAAAGGTCGAGCGGCTGAGGGAGCTGCCGAACCTGCGCATTTCCGATTTCGGCACCCGCCGGCGCCATAGTTTCCTCTGGCAGCGCTGGTGCGTGGAGGCGCTGAAGGAAGGTGTCAGCCATGCCTTCACCGGCACCAGCAACGTCCTTCTCGCCATGGATTCCGATCTCGAGGCTGTCGGTACCAACGCGCATGAGCTGCCGATGGTGGCGGCCGCCTTGGCCAAGACTGACGATGAGCTTGGAAAGGCGCCCTACAAGGTGTTGCGCGACTGGAACCGCCTTTATGGCGGCAACCTGCTGGTGGTTCTGCCGGATGCCTTCGGCACGGCCTCTTTCCTGCGCAATGCGCCGGAATGGGTGGCCGACTGGACCGGCTTCCGACCGGACAGCGCGCCGCCGATCGAAGGCGGCGAAAAGATCATCGAATGGTGGAAGAAGATGGGCCGCGACCCGCGCCAGAAGCTTTTGATCTTCTCCGACGGGCTTGATGTCGATGCGATCATCGACACCTACAAGCACTTCGACGGTCGCGTGCGTATGAGCTTCGGCTGGGGCACCAACCTCACCAACGACTTCGCCGGCTGCGCGCCCACCGAAATCCATGGCCTCAGCCCGATTTCGATCGTCTGCAAGGTGATCGAAGCCAATGGCCGCTCGGCCGTCAAGCTTTCGGACAATCCGCAGAAGGCAACCGGCGAGCCGGCCGAGATCGAGCGCTATTTGAAATTCTTCGGTGCCGAGGATCGCGTCGATCAAGAGGTATTGGTGTAG
- a CDS encoding TetR/AcrR family transcriptional regulator, which produces MSSVAACVYSLVGIHSPMDSHTISTRERIISAAAKLFYNEGIRSVSVDAVAEKAGVTKRTLYYHFSSKDDLIGAYLEARDQPNLALFKRWFAEAEGEPADKVQGIFHNLARSARHPKWKGCGFLRTSAELANMPGHPAMKVGIEHKKKVEDWLRVVLEAAGITTEAPQLARQIVLLLDGSFSLVLLHRDPAYMEAAGEAARSLILTANANKK; this is translated from the coding sequence ATGTCGTCAGTTGCTGCTTGTGTATATTCACTAGTCGGTATACATAGCCCTATGGACTCACATACGATTTCAACGCGTGAACGCATTATCTCCGCGGCAGCCAAGCTGTTTTACAACGAGGGGATCAGGAGTGTCAGCGTCGATGCGGTGGCCGAAAAAGCCGGGGTCACGAAGCGCACCCTTTACTATCATTTCTCGAGCAAGGACGACCTCATAGGGGCTTATCTCGAAGCGCGCGACCAACCCAATCTCGCCCTGTTCAAACGATGGTTTGCGGAAGCTGAGGGCGAGCCGGCAGACAAGGTGCAAGGCATCTTTCACAACCTGGCCCGTTCGGCCCGTCATCCGAAATGGAAGGGTTGCGGCTTTCTGCGCACATCGGCGGAACTCGCCAACATGCCCGGCCATCCAGCAATGAAAGTCGGAATCGAACACAAGAAGAAAGTCGAGGACTGGCTGCGGGTCGTCCTCGAGGCGGCAGGAATCACGACAGAAGCACCGCAACTCGCCCGACAAATCGTACTCCTGCTGGATGGCTCATTCTCCCTCGTTCTGCTGCATCGCGACCCGGCATATATGGAAGCCGCCGGGGAAGCGGCCCGTTCGCTGATCCTTACAGCGAACGCGAACAAGAAATAG
- a CDS encoding CopG family ribbon-helix-helix protein yields the protein MSRALKASVEIDPDVNERLEKLAASRHRRPDLLLKEAVEQYVEREEKRESFRQDTLHAWEEYQKTGLHLTAEEVEEWLQQLEDGHDIEPPACHA from the coding sequence ATGTCACGCGCTTTGAAGGCCAGTGTGGAAATTGATCCTGACGTGAACGAACGGCTTGAGAAGCTGGCCGCCAGCCGCCATCGCAGGCCGGATCTACTGCTGAAGGAGGCTGTCGAACAATATGTGGAGCGGGAAGAGAAGCGCGAATCCTTTCGGCAGGATACACTTCACGCATGGGAAGAATATCAGAAAACTGGGTTGCATTTGACTGCTGAGGAAGTCGAAGAGTGGCTTCAACAGCTCGAAGACGGTCATGACATAGAACCGCCTGCATGCCACGCCTGA
- a CDS encoding alkene reductase, translated as MTATLFSPLAVGPYELAHRVVMAPLTRMRASQPGNVPSAMNADYYAQRASLGGLIISEGSQISPGGQGMPATPGIHTHEQIAGWKAVTDAVHAKRGRIFLQLWHVGRISHSSHQPGGAPPCAPSAIAAAGNAFTASFERVPFETPQAIDTDLMPLLIEVYGQAAANAKDAGFDGVEIHGANGYLIEQFLQARSNRRTDQYGGSIENRTRLLLEVVEAVSAVWGSNRVGVRLSPFGIANDSGEDDPLRLYGHVIRELDRLHLAYLHLIEPRASGAGQAEVDHKNVPSAAELFRPAWSGTLIAAGNFKPETAEATLAAGHADAIAFGRLFIANPDLPERIRRGASLNPYHRPTFYGGGTEGYTDYPTLDVREAAE; from the coding sequence ATGACAGCTACTTTATTTTCGCCGCTGGCCGTCGGTCCTTACGAGCTGGCCCATCGCGTCGTCATGGCGCCATTGACGCGCATGCGGGCAAGCCAGCCAGGCAATGTGCCTTCCGCGATGAATGCCGATTATTATGCACAACGCGCGTCGCTGGGCGGGCTGATCATTTCCGAAGGCTCGCAGATCTCGCCGGGCGGACAGGGCATGCCGGCAACGCCGGGCATCCACACGCATGAGCAGATCGCCGGTTGGAAAGCGGTCACCGACGCGGTTCACGCCAAGCGCGGCCGGATCTTCCTCCAGCTCTGGCATGTCGGCCGCATTTCTCATTCCTCGCATCAGCCTGGCGGCGCCCCGCCCTGCGCCCCCTCGGCGATCGCAGCTGCTGGAAATGCCTTCACGGCATCCTTCGAGCGGGTACCCTTCGAGACGCCGCAGGCGATTGATACCGACCTGATGCCCCTGCTGATCGAAGTCTACGGCCAGGCTGCGGCAAACGCGAAGGACGCCGGATTCGACGGAGTCGAAATCCACGGCGCCAACGGCTATCTGATCGAACAATTCCTGCAGGCTCGTTCGAACCGGCGTACCGACCAATATGGCGGATCGATCGAGAACCGGACGCGCCTGTTGCTCGAAGTGGTCGAAGCGGTGTCTGCCGTCTGGGGTTCGAACCGCGTCGGCGTCCGCCTCTCTCCCTTCGGTATTGCCAACGACAGCGGCGAGGACGATCCGCTGCGCCTCTACGGCCATGTCATCCGCGAGCTCGACCGGCTGCACCTTGCCTATCTGCACCTGATCGAGCCGCGTGCCAGCGGCGCGGGCCAGGCGGAAGTCGATCACAAGAACGTTCCGTCGGCCGCCGAGCTCTTCCGCCCGGCCTGGTCCGGAACATTGATCGCCGCCGGCAATTTCAAGCCTGAAACCGCCGAGGCCACCCTTGCCGCCGGCCATGCCGATGCCATCGCCTTCGGCCGCCTGTTCATCGCCAACCCCGACCTGCCGGAGCGCATTCGCCGCGGTGCAAGCCTCAATCCCTATCATCGCCCGACCTTTTACGGCGGCGGCACAGAGGGCTATACGGATTACCCGACATTGGATGTCCGGGAGGCTGCGGAATGA